A genomic window from Pseudonocardia broussonetiae includes:
- a CDS encoding MFS transporter, with protein MHVLPARPRGAPRTLSPTGAVGAVFALDGLLFGSWAARIPDVTAQVGATHATLGVALLCLSVGALAGMQPAGALCARFGAGRVTTGAAVLASLAVLLPGPTGSVPALSAALCVFGAATGLLNVAVNSAGVEVEARAARPLLPALHAAFSLGGLAGAAVGGLVSGLLAPAAHLAAVGALGLAVAAATAPDLRRLAAAPAVDGAPAGRPAGRTRGLVVLLGVIAGCTAFGEGALTDWGALHLAETLGASAGLAAAGYAGFSLAMAAGRLAGGRLLGRFGETRLLGGGALLAAAGMALALLTPSAPVALAGFVLVGLGFANLFPVTIARAGALGGFGGVALASTVGYSGLLGGPPVIGFLAEHAGLPVALATVPVLAVLAAALAVVVAAERPRVALPARIPLARLSVAAARTVAPSGPLRVLPRGFAATARPAVLRGAAAVRRHGGDLPALTATTTRTPVADAAARTRIRPYPGLEMLTA; from the coding sequence ATGCACGTCCTCCCCGCGCGCCCGCGCGGCGCACCCCGCACCCTGTCCCCCACCGGCGCCGTCGGCGCCGTGTTCGCCCTCGACGGCCTGCTGTTCGGCAGCTGGGCCGCCCGCATCCCCGACGTCACCGCGCAGGTGGGCGCGACCCACGCCACCCTGGGCGTCGCGCTGCTGTGCCTGTCGGTCGGCGCGCTCGCCGGGATGCAGCCCGCCGGCGCGCTGTGCGCCCGGTTCGGCGCGGGCCGGGTCACCACCGGCGCCGCCGTGCTCGCCTCGCTCGCCGTCCTGCTGCCCGGCCCCACCGGGTCCGTGCCCGCCCTGAGCGCGGCGCTGTGCGTGTTCGGCGCCGCGACGGGGCTGCTCAACGTGGCCGTGAACAGCGCGGGCGTGGAGGTGGAGGCCCGCGCGGCCCGGCCGCTGCTGCCCGCCCTGCACGCCGCGTTCAGCCTCGGCGGGCTGGCCGGGGCCGCGGTCGGCGGGCTGGTGTCCGGCCTGCTCGCCCCCGCCGCGCACCTCGCCGCCGTCGGCGCGCTCGGGCTCGCGGTGGCCGCCGCCACCGCCCCGGACCTGCGGCGCCTCGCCGCCGCACCCGCCGTCGACGGGGCCCCGGCCGGGCGCCCGGCCGGCCGCACCCGCGGGCTCGTCGTGCTGCTCGGCGTGATCGCGGGCTGCACGGCGTTCGGGGAGGGCGCGCTCACCGACTGGGGCGCGCTGCACCTCGCCGAGACCCTCGGCGCGTCGGCCGGCCTGGCCGCCGCCGGGTACGCCGGGTTCTCCCTGGCCATGGCCGCCGGGCGGCTCGCCGGCGGGCGCCTGCTCGGCCGGTTCGGCGAGACGCGCCTGCTCGGCGGCGGCGCGCTGCTCGCCGCGGCCGGGATGGCGCTGGCCCTGCTCACGCCGTCGGCGCCCGTCGCGCTGGCCGGGTTCGTGCTGGTCGGGCTGGGGTTCGCGAACCTGTTCCCGGTGACGATCGCGCGCGCCGGGGCGCTGGGCGGGTTCGGCGGCGTCGCCCTGGCCTCGACCGTCGGCTACAGCGGCCTGCTCGGCGGCCCGCCGGTGATCGGGTTCCTGGCCGAGCACGCCGGGCTACCGGTCGCACTCGCCACGGTGCCGGTGCTCGCGGTGCTGGCCGCGGCGCTCGCGGTGGTGGTGGCGGCGGAGCGTCCGCGCGTCGCGCTGCCCGCGCGCATCCCCCTGGCGCGCCTCTCCGTCGCCGCCGCGCGCACGGTCGCCCCGTCCGGCCCGCTGCGGGTCCTGCCCCGCGGCTTCGCCGCCACCGCCCGCCCGGCCGTGCTGCGGGGCGCGGCAGCCGTGCGGCGCCACGGCGGCGACCTGCCCGCCCTGACGGCCACGACCACCCGCACCCCCGTCGCGGACGCGGCCGCCCGCACCCGCATCCGCCCCTACCCCGGCCTGGAGATGCTCACGGCCTGA
- a CDS encoding arylamine N-acetyltransferase family protein, with protein MSDRYFARIGLPAPAVPDLAALRDVVAAHTRTIPFENLDPLTGRDVDISPAAVTAKLVDGGRGGYCFEQNTLLRSVLDGLGYRVTGLAARVVWGVPPGAAPTALSHMLLRVELPEGPHLVDVGFGGQTLTGVLALVPDVTQETPHEPFRVHLDPASDGVHEMQARIGDGWRPMYRFDLRPAPEIDYEVGNWYVSRHPRSGFVTGLRAGRAAPDRRFALGGMLGGGGAALSVHHLGGPSERRDLRSAAELRKVLERDLLIDTSGLPDLDEHLARFF; from the coding sequence ATGAGCGACCGCTACTTCGCCCGGATCGGCCTCCCCGCCCCGGCCGTCCCCGACCTCGCGGCGCTGCGCGACGTCGTGGCCGCCCACACCCGGACCATCCCGTTCGAGAACCTCGACCCGCTGACCGGCCGCGACGTCGACATCTCCCCCGCCGCCGTCACGGCCAAGCTCGTCGACGGCGGCCGCGGCGGCTACTGCTTCGAGCAGAACACACTGCTGCGGTCGGTGCTCGACGGTCTCGGCTACCGCGTCACCGGACTCGCCGCGCGGGTCGTGTGGGGCGTCCCGCCCGGTGCCGCCCCGACCGCGCTGAGCCACATGCTGCTGCGCGTCGAGCTCCCCGAGGGGCCGCACCTGGTCGACGTCGGGTTCGGCGGGCAGACCCTGACCGGCGTGCTCGCGCTCGTCCCGGACGTCACGCAGGAGACGCCGCACGAGCCGTTCCGGGTGCACCTCGACCCGGCCTCGGACGGCGTCCACGAGATGCAGGCCCGCATCGGCGACGGGTGGCGGCCGATGTACCGGTTCGACCTGCGGCCCGCACCGGAGATCGACTACGAGGTCGGCAACTGGTACGTCTCGCGCCACCCCCGCTCCGGCTTCGTCACCGGGCTGCGGGCCGGACGGGCGGCACCGGACCGGCGGTTCGCGCTGGGCGGGATGCTCGGGGGCGGGGGCGCCGCCCTGTCGGTGCACCACCTCGGCGGGCCCAGCGAGCGCCGGGACCTGCGCTCGGCGGCCGAGCTCCGCAAGGTCCTGGAGCGCGACCTGCTGATCGACACCTCCGGCCTGCCCGACCTCGACGAGCACCTGGCCCGGTTCTTCTGA
- a CDS encoding adenylate/guanylate cyclase domain-containing protein, with protein MAAIRRGSRFLAGVGRLFSGAVVRHVAGDGPLDEAVEEIVLGAPRRYTRAGLAEATDLDVDEGRRLWRSLGFAEVGDDEVLFTDQDVAAVRLMAGLTEAGVLEPEVREAVARAVAQSMSRLAEWQVGMLRRLLEGHGQDLTPVESLQVAAAVIPALEQLQSYVWRRHLAATVHRMMATAAGPGDGTDTWPLVVGFADMVGFTRTTRKRSADELSEMIERFGSTTTEVIADGRGRIVKTVGDEVLFVADDAPAAASIALGLQERVRAEDALPQLRIGLAAGPVLTRYGDVYGEVVNIASRLTTHARPDTVLIDDVVAAALADDGRFRVRALRPVSVRGYRSLHPWLLEPRS; from the coding sequence TTGGCCGCGATCAGGCGCGGGTCCCGGTTCCTCGCCGGCGTCGGCCGGCTGTTCTCCGGCGCCGTGGTCCGGCACGTCGCCGGGGACGGGCCGCTCGACGAGGCCGTCGAGGAGATCGTGCTGGGCGCGCCCCGCCGCTACACCCGCGCCGGGCTGGCCGAGGCCACCGACCTCGACGTCGACGAGGGCCGCCGGCTGTGGCGCTCGCTCGGGTTCGCCGAGGTCGGCGACGACGAGGTGCTGTTCACCGACCAGGACGTCGCCGCCGTCCGCCTGATGGCCGGGCTCACCGAGGCCGGCGTCCTGGAGCCCGAGGTGCGCGAGGCCGTCGCCCGGGCGGTGGCGCAGTCGATGTCGCGGCTCGCGGAGTGGCAGGTCGGGATGCTGCGCCGGCTGCTGGAGGGCCACGGGCAGGACCTCACGCCGGTGGAGTCGCTGCAGGTCGCCGCGGCCGTCATCCCCGCGCTGGAGCAGCTGCAGAGCTACGTCTGGCGCCGCCACCTCGCCGCCACCGTGCACCGGATGATGGCCACGGCCGCCGGCCCGGGCGACGGCACCGACACCTGGCCGCTCGTCGTCGGGTTCGCCGACATGGTCGGCTTCACGCGCACCACGCGGAAGCGCTCGGCCGACGAGCTGTCGGAGATGATCGAGCGGTTCGGCTCGACCACCACCGAGGTGATCGCCGACGGCCGGGGGCGCATCGTCAAGACCGTCGGCGACGAGGTGCTGTTCGTCGCCGACGACGCCCCCGCCGCCGCGTCGATCGCGCTGGGGCTGCAGGAGCGCGTCCGCGCCGAGGACGCCCTGCCCCAGCTGCGGATCGGGCTCGCCGCCGGCCCCGTCCTCACGCGCTACGGCGACGTCTACGGCGAGGTCGTCAACATCGCCTCCCGGCTGACGACCCACGCGCGGCCCGACACCGTGCTCATCGACGACGTGGTGGCCGCCGCCCTCGCCGACGACGGGCGGTTCCGCGTCCGCGCCCTGCGCCCGGTGTCGGTGCGCGGCTACCGGAGCCTGCACCCGTGGCTGCTGGAACCTCGCTCGTGA
- a CDS encoding universal stress protein: MSAYRTIVVGTDGSDTSLAAVDRAAAVAADSAAELVIVCAYTPAGRDDTAGAEDALKDEAYLVVGWTPAEETLRTAEERAAKAGAGNIRTVAADGDPVEVLRTAARDAGADLLVVGNRGLNTLSGRILGSVPSDVARRSGVDVLTVHTT, from the coding sequence ATGTCCGCGTACCGCACCATCGTCGTCGGCACCGACGGTTCCGACACCTCGCTCGCCGCCGTCGACCGCGCCGCCGCCGTGGCCGCCGACAGCGCCGCAGAGCTGGTCATCGTCTGCGCCTACACCCCTGCGGGCCGCGACGACACCGCGGGCGCCGAGGACGCGCTGAAGGACGAGGCCTACCTCGTCGTCGGCTGGACGCCGGCCGAGGAGACGCTGCGCACGGCGGAGGAGCGCGCCGCGAAGGCGGGCGCCGGGAACATCCGCACCGTCGCCGCCGACGGCGACCCCGTCGAGGTGCTGCGCACCGCCGCCCGCGACGCGGGGGCCGACCTGCTCGTCGTCGGCAACCGGGGCCTCAACACGCTCTCGGGCCGCATCCTGGGCTCGGTGCCGTCCGACGTCGCGCGCCGCTCGGGCGTCGACGTGCTGACCGTCCACACCACCTGA
- a CDS encoding lycopene cyclase family protein, with translation MSTSPAGPGGHDRGADDVLVVGGGPAGRALAAACGERGLRTTLLDPAPGRAWPATYGAWADELPDLPAGVVAARAAGRAVALTAHRLDREYVVLDVPALRAHLDDGMDRGGVRVRAGRAVGSPAPGAVALADGSVLRARLVVDAGGRAQPLDRRAARRVPTEQTAYGVTVDAAVAAPVVAGGEALFMDWRPDHGEPGWPTFLYAIPLGGGRVLLEETSLARRPGLPLPVLRRRLHARLRHHGIAVPADAPVEKVSFPLDRPRHRAPHVLGFGAAAPLVHPATGFSLASALALAPGVARAAAGDHPLADARATVWPPAARVVHRVRGVGLEALLRMPAAEVPGFFEVFFGLPERHRRAYLSGRDDLRGTLVTMTALFGSADARLRRRLVGPALLPRLRDNGEEREAAPIG, from the coding sequence GTGAGCACCTCCCCCGCCGGCCCCGGTGGGCACGACCGTGGTGCCGACGACGTGCTGGTGGTCGGCGGCGGCCCCGCGGGGCGCGCGCTCGCCGCGGCCTGCGGGGAGCGCGGGCTGCGCACGACCCTGCTCGACCCCGCGCCCGGCCGCGCCTGGCCCGCCACCTACGGCGCCTGGGCCGACGAGCTCCCCGACCTGCCCGCCGGCGTCGTCGCCGCGCGGGCCGCCGGGCGGGCGGTGGCGCTCACCGCGCACCGCCTCGACCGGGAGTACGTCGTGCTCGACGTCCCCGCCCTGCGCGCCCACCTCGACGACGGCATGGACCGCGGCGGGGTGCGGGTGCGCGCCGGCCGGGCCGTCGGGTCGCCGGCGCCGGGCGCCGTCGCGCTCGCCGACGGCTCCGTGCTGCGTGCGCGCCTGGTCGTCGACGCGGGCGGGCGCGCGCAGCCCCTCGACCGCCGGGCGGCGCGCCGGGTGCCCACCGAGCAGACGGCGTACGGCGTCACCGTCGACGCCGCGGTGGCCGCGCCCGTCGTCGCCGGGGGCGAGGCGCTGTTCATGGACTGGCGCCCCGACCACGGCGAGCCCGGCTGGCCGACGTTCCTCTACGCGATCCCCCTGGGCGGGGGCCGGGTGCTGCTGGAGGAGACCTCCCTGGCCCGGCGCCCCGGCCTGCCGCTGCCGGTCCTGCGCCGCCGCCTGCACGCGCGGCTGCGCCACCACGGCATCGCCGTGCCCGCGGACGCCCCCGTCGAGAAGGTGTCGTTCCCGCTGGACCGCCCGCGCCACCGCGCGCCGCACGTGCTCGGGTTCGGCGCGGCCGCGCCGCTCGTGCACCCGGCCACCGGCTTCAGCCTCGCGTCCGCGCTCGCGCTGGCCCCCGGGGTGGCCCGGGCCGCCGCGGGCGACCACCCGCTGGCCGACGCCCGGGCCACCGTCTGGCCGCCCGCCGCCCGGGTGGTGCACCGCGTCCGGGGGGTCGGGCTGGAGGCGCTGCTGCGGATGCCCGCGGCGGAGGTCCCGGGCTTCTTCGAGGTGTTCTTCGGCCTGCCCGAGCGGCACCGCCGCGCCTACCTCTCCGGGCGCGACGACCTGCGCGGGACGCTCGTGACGATGACCGCGCTCTTCGGATCGGCCGACGCGCGGCTGCGGCGCCGGCTCGTCGGACCGGCGCTGCTCCCGCGCCTGCGCGACAACGGCGAGGAGCGGGAGGCTGCCCCGATCGGGTGA
- a CDS encoding deoxyguanosinetriphosphate triphosphohydrolase family protein produces the protein MITAARSARRSGPGESGAGLARSPFRVDRDRIVASPFFARLAGVTQVVSPVGSGLLVHNRLTHSLQVAQVARAIGERVGGGLCDPDVVEAAALAHDLGHPPFGHLGEQVLDRVAREELGLPDGFEGNAQSFRIVTTIDLHGPGGVGLDLTAAVRAAVLKYPWTRRGHPDPHPSRAALPPRGGGPLPGEPESGSAKFSCYETELDDLLSARAAFPGTGPWRQTVEAAVMDTADDIAYAIHDLEDFHRVGVLQQAGVAAELAGWRRNADTAGPGAGLEALRRRLADKDGWAYDDDAFTAAVDRVRDELVDGLLATAFDGSMAAERAVAEFSARWTARLAGGVVVDHDPPVRSGPVALAVAQWHEVAVLKFVHQRFVLQRADLASHQRGQATVLRSLVGSLASWLTDDDAPRLPPRLHDLAELARGQGLPLAQARGRAVVDYTASLTDGQATALLDVLTGRSGRLWTDAAVL, from the coding sequence GTGATCACCGCCGCCCGCTCCGCCCGGCGCTCCGGGCCGGGCGAGTCCGGCGCGGGCCTCGCGCGCAGCCCGTTCCGCGTCGACCGCGACCGGATCGTCGCCTCGCCGTTCTTCGCGCGCCTCGCGGGCGTCACGCAGGTCGTGAGCCCGGTCGGCTCGGGCCTGCTGGTGCACAACCGGCTCACGCACTCGCTGCAGGTGGCGCAGGTGGCCCGCGCGATCGGCGAACGGGTGGGAGGGGGCCTGTGCGATCCCGACGTCGTCGAGGCCGCCGCGCTCGCCCACGACCTCGGCCACCCGCCGTTCGGCCACCTCGGCGAGCAGGTCCTCGACCGGGTCGCCCGCGAGGAGCTCGGCCTGCCCGACGGGTTCGAGGGCAACGCCCAGAGCTTCCGCATCGTCACCACCATCGACCTGCACGGGCCCGGCGGCGTCGGCCTCGATCTCACCGCGGCCGTCCGCGCGGCCGTCCTCAAGTACCCCTGGACCCGCCGCGGGCACCCCGACCCGCACCCCAGCCGCGCCGCGCTGCCGCCCCGCGGCGGTGGCCCGCTGCCCGGCGAGCCGGAGTCCGGGTCGGCCAAGTTCTCCTGCTATGAGACCGAGCTCGACGACCTGCTCTCCGCCCGCGCGGCCTTCCCGGGCACCGGGCCGTGGCGCCAGACCGTCGAGGCCGCCGTCATGGACACCGCCGACGACATCGCCTACGCCATCCACGACCTCGAGGACTTCCACCGCGTCGGGGTGCTGCAGCAGGCCGGGGTCGCCGCCGAGCTCGCCGGGTGGCGGCGCAATGCCGACACCGCGGGGCCCGGGGCCGGCCTGGAGGCGCTGCGGCGGCGCCTGGCCGACAAGGACGGCTGGGCCTACGACGACGACGCGTTCACCGCCGCCGTCGACCGCGTCCGTGACGAGCTCGTCGACGGCCTGCTCGCCACGGCGTTCGACGGCTCCATGGCCGCCGAGCGCGCGGTCGCCGAGTTCTCCGCGCGCTGGACGGCCCGGCTCGCGGGCGGCGTCGTCGTCGACCACGACCCGCCGGTGCGCTCCGGGCCGGTGGCGCTGGCCGTCGCGCAGTGGCACGAGGTGGCGGTGCTGAAGTTCGTGCACCAGCGGTTCGTGCTGCAGCGCGCCGACCTGGCGTCGCACCAGCGCGGGCAGGCCACGGTGCTGCGCTCGCTGGTGGGCTCGCTCGCGTCCTGGCTCACCGACGACGACGCCCCGCGCCTGCCCCCGCGGCTGCACGACCTCGCCGAGCTGGCGCGCGGCCAGGGCCTCCCGCTCGCGCAGGCCCGCGGGCGGGCAGTCGTCGACTACACCGCGAGCCTCACCGACGGCCAGGCCACCGCGCTGCTCGACGTCCTCACCGGGCGCAGCGGGCGGCTCTGGACCGACGCGGCCGTTCTGTAG
- a CDS encoding SDR family oxidoreductase: protein MTDLTGRTALVTGASRGIGYAIAAELLSRGASVAVTARKPDVLEEAAASLAADHAGGDTGRVLAIAANASSAESREQSVTQTVERFGSLDILVNNTGINPTYGFLMDADLGAVSKTFDTNVVATLGYVQLAYRAWMGEHGGNVVNIASVAGLRSTGVIAAYGASKAALIRLTEELAWQLGPSIRVNAVAPAVVKTRFATALYAEGEEKTAAAYPLKRLGEPEDVARVVGFLVSDAAAWMTGETVRVDGGVLSTGTLGAV from the coding sequence ATGACTGATCTCACCGGCCGCACGGCCCTCGTCACCGGCGCCAGCCGCGGAATCGGCTACGCCATCGCCGCCGAGCTGCTCTCCCGGGGGGCGTCGGTCGCGGTCACCGCCCGCAAGCCCGACGTGCTGGAGGAGGCGGCCGCCTCGCTCGCCGCCGACCACGCGGGCGGCGACACCGGCCGCGTGCTGGCGATCGCGGCCAACGCGAGCTCCGCGGAGTCGCGCGAGCAGTCGGTGACGCAGACGGTCGAGCGGTTCGGCAGCCTCGACATCCTGGTCAACAACACCGGCATCAACCCCACCTACGGCTTCCTCATGGACGCCGACCTGGGCGCGGTGAGCAAGACGTTCGACACCAACGTCGTCGCCACCCTGGGCTACGTGCAGCTCGCCTACCGCGCCTGGATGGGCGAGCACGGCGGCAACGTCGTCAACATCGCGTCGGTCGCCGGCCTGCGTTCGACGGGCGTGATCGCGGCGTACGGCGCGTCGAAGGCGGCGCTGATCCGGCTCACCGAGGAGCTGGCCTGGCAGCTCGGCCCATCGATCCGGGTCAACGCGGTGGCGCCCGCCGTCGTCAAGACGAGGTTCGCGACGGCGCTCTACGCCGAGGGCGAGGAGAAGACGGCCGCGGCCTACCCGCTCAAGCGCCTGGGCGAGCCCGAGGACGTCGCGCGGGTGGTCGGCTTCCTGGTCTCCGACGCCGCGGCCTGGATGACGGGCGAGACCGTGCGCGTCGACGGCGGCGTGCTCTCGACCGGCACGCTGGGTGCGGTCTAG
- a CDS encoding ABC-F family ATP-binding cassette domain-containing protein: MITATDLELRAGSRILLSGATLRVQPGDRIGLVGRNGAGKTTSMRVLAGEGEPYGGGVHANSPVGYLPQDPREGDLRVTAKDRVLSAKGLDVMLREMEKAQNAMAELVDGAANDKAVRDYGRIEERFSALGGYAAESDAARICAHLGLPDRILNQQIATLSGGQRRRVELARILFSATDGGASSNTTLLLDEPTNHLDADSITWLRSFLQNHDGGLVVISHDTDLLADVVNKVWFLDATRGEVDVYNMNWKRYQEARATDEKRRRRERANAEKKASVLHTQALKMGAKATKAVAAKNMARRADELLANLEPEQQKDRVAKIRFPDPAPCGKTPLTAEGLSKAFGSLEVFTGVDLAVDRGAKVVVLGLNGAGKTTLLRLLAGTERADAGDVRPGHGLRVGYFAQEHETLDPDATVWENIRHASPDTGEQQLRTVLGTFMFSGEQLQQPAGTLSGGEKTRLALAGLVSSAANVLLLDEPTNNLDPASRAQVLDALRRFTGAVVLVSHDPGAVEALHPDKVIVLPDGTEDLWSAEYLELVQLA, from the coding sequence GTGATCACCGCCACCGACCTCGAACTGCGCGCCGGGTCCCGGATCCTGCTCTCCGGCGCCACGCTGCGCGTGCAGCCCGGCGACCGCATCGGGCTCGTCGGGCGCAACGGCGCCGGCAAGACCACGTCCATGCGCGTGCTCGCGGGCGAGGGTGAGCCCTACGGCGGCGGCGTCCACGCGAACAGCCCGGTGGGCTACCTCCCGCAGGACCCCCGCGAGGGCGACCTGCGCGTCACCGCGAAGGACCGCGTCCTGTCGGCCAAGGGCCTCGACGTGATGCTGCGCGAGATGGAGAAGGCGCAGAACGCGATGGCCGAGCTCGTCGACGGCGCCGCCAACGACAAGGCGGTGCGCGACTACGGCCGCATCGAGGAGCGCTTCTCGGCACTGGGCGGCTACGCGGCGGAGAGCGACGCGGCGCGGATCTGCGCGCACCTCGGGCTGCCCGACCGGATCCTGAACCAGCAGATCGCCACGCTGTCGGGCGGTCAGCGCCGCCGCGTCGAGCTGGCCCGGATCCTGTTCTCCGCCACCGACGGCGGCGCGTCGAGCAACACCACGCTGCTGCTCGACGAACCGACCAACCACCTCGACGCCGACTCGATCACGTGGCTGCGCTCGTTCCTGCAGAACCACGACGGCGGGCTCGTCGTGATCAGCCACGACACCGACCTGCTGGCCGACGTCGTCAACAAGGTCTGGTTCCTCGACGCCACGCGCGGCGAGGTCGACGTCTACAACATGAACTGGAAGCGGTACCAGGAGGCGCGCGCCACCGACGAGAAGCGCCGCCGCCGCGAGCGCGCGAACGCCGAGAAGAAGGCGTCGGTGCTGCACACCCAGGCGCTGAAGATGGGCGCGAAGGCCACGAAGGCGGTGGCCGCGAAGAACATGGCGCGCCGCGCCGACGAGCTGCTGGCCAACCTCGAGCCCGAGCAGCAGAAGGACCGCGTCGCCAAGATCCGCTTCCCGGACCCGGCACCGTGCGGCAAGACTCCGCTCACCGCGGAGGGGCTGAGCAAGGCGTTCGGCTCGCTGGAGGTGTTCACCGGCGTCGACCTCGCGGTCGACCGCGGTGCCAAGGTCGTCGTCCTCGGGCTCAACGGCGCGGGCAAGACCACGCTGCTGCGCCTCCTCGCGGGCACCGAGCGGGCCGACGCGGGGGACGTGCGCCCCGGCCACGGGCTGCGCGTGGGCTACTTCGCGCAGGAGCACGAGACGCTCGACCCGGACGCCACGGTGTGGGAGAACATCCGGCACGCCTCGCCCGACACGGGTGAGCAGCAGCTGCGCACGGTGCTCGGCACGTTCATGTTCTCCGGGGAGCAGCTCCAGCAGCCCGCGGGCACGCTCTCGGGCGGGGAGAAGACCCGTCTCGCGCTGGCCGGCCTGGTCTCCAGCGCCGCCAACGTGCTGCTGCTCGACGAGCCCACCAACAACCTCGACCCGGCCAGCCGCGCGCAGGTCCTCGACGCCCTGCGCCGGTTCACCGGGGCCGTCGTGCTGGTCTCGCACGACCCCGGCGCCGTCGAGGCGCTGCACCCCGACAAGGTCATCGTGCTGCCCGACGGCACCGAGGACCTCTGGTCGGCGGAGTACCTGGAGCTCGTGCAGTTGGCCTGA
- a CDS encoding helix-turn-helix domain-containing protein, with product MPDLKKGARITGTQRDKLAGDLKKKYEKGASIRALAESTGRSYGFVHRVLSETGVTLRGRGGATRTKKK from the coding sequence ATGCCCGACCTGAAGAAGGGCGCCCGCATCACGGGCACCCAGCGCGACAAGCTCGCAGGCGACCTCAAGAAGAAGTACGAGAAGGGGGCGAGCATCCGCGCCCTCGCCGAGTCGACGGGCCGTTCCTACGGCTTCGTGCACCGCGTCCTGTCCGAGACCGGGGTTACGCTGCGCGGGCGCGGGGGCGCGACGCGGACCAAGAAGAAGTAG
- a CDS encoding enoyl-CoA hydratase/isomerase family protein — translation MTLAEPDLLQRGGLALDVDGARATITLSRPDSLNAQTPDTWAALAAIGESLGEGVRVVVVRGEGRAFSAGLDRSLFTPSPDRPGIAALGTMPEDAADLTIAGYQAGFSWLRDPARVTVAAVQGHAIGGGFQLALACDLRVVADDVQFCMAEPALGIVPDLGGTFPLVRAVGYARAVEICLTGRRVGAAEAVQLGLALRAVPAAELDAAVDELATALVSAPPKAAAETLALLSGVADGLDPAAALAAERAAQIRRLRSLAAGTG, via the coding sequence ATGACCCTCGCGGAACCCGATCTCCTGCAGCGCGGCGGGCTGGCCCTGGACGTCGACGGCGCCAGGGCCACCATCACGCTGTCCCGTCCCGACTCGCTCAACGCGCAGACGCCCGACACGTGGGCGGCGCTGGCGGCGATCGGGGAGTCCCTGGGCGAGGGGGTGCGGGTCGTCGTCGTCCGCGGCGAGGGCCGGGCGTTCTCGGCGGGGCTGGACCGCAGCCTGTTCACGCCCTCGCCCGACCGCCCGGGCATCGCGGCGCTGGGCACGATGCCCGAGGACGCGGCCGACCTGACCATCGCGGGCTACCAGGCCGGCTTCTCGTGGCTGCGCGACCCGGCCCGGGTCACCGTCGCCGCCGTGCAGGGCCACGCCATCGGCGGCGGCTTCCAGCTCGCGCTGGCCTGCGACCTGCGGGTCGTGGCCGACGACGTGCAGTTCTGCATGGCCGAGCCGGCGCTGGGCATCGTCCCCGACCTCGGCGGCACCTTCCCGCTCGTGCGCGCCGTGGGGTACGCCCGCGCCGTGGAGATCTGCCTGACCGGCCGTCGCGTCGGCGCGGCCGAGGCCGTGCAGCTGGGCCTCGCCCTGCGCGCGGTGCCCGCGGCCGAGCTCGACGCCGCCGTCGACGAGCTGGCCACCGCCCTCGTCTCGGCCCCGCCGAAGGCCGCCGCGGAGACCCTCGCCCTGCTCTCGGGCGTGGCCGACGGCCTCGACCCGGCCGCGGCCCTCGCGGCCGAGCGGGCGGCCCAGATCCGCAGGCTCCGGTCGCTGGCGGCCGGCACCGGCTGA